In a single window of the Heliangelus exortis chromosome 30, bHelExo1.hap1, whole genome shotgun sequence genome:
- the LOC139788801 gene encoding 3 beta-hydroxysteroid dehydrogenase type 7-like encodes MGRETPPDLRGRVVVVTGGAGFLGTHLVRSLLEEEPELKELRVLDLEGPKELQHPDPHVRWLHGDVGDAEAVGRALRGADVVFHCAGKVGEGTPSGDLGRVNVQGTLNVLARCRSGGGSRS; translated from the exons ATGGGGCGCGAGACCCCCCCGGACCTGAGG gggcgcGTGGTGGTGGTGACGGGGGGGGCGGGTTTCCTGGGGACGCATTTGGTGCGGTCGCTGCTGGAGGAGGAACCGGAACTGAAGGAGCTGCGGGTGCTGGACCTGGAGGGACCCAAAGAGCTGCAACACCCGG acCCTCACGTGCGGTGGCTCCATGGGGACGTGGGGGACGCGGAGGCCGTGGGGCGGGCGCTGCGTGGGGCGGACGTCGTGTTCCACTGCGCAGGAAAAGTGGGGGAGGGGACCCCCTCCGGGGACCTCGGGAGAGTGAATGTGCAGG gcACCCTCAATGTCCTCGCCAGGTGCCGCTCGGGGGGGGGGTCAAGGTCCTGA